The Clostridium septicum genome contains a region encoding:
- a CDS encoding gamma-glutamylcyclotransferase family protein, which produces MLENKEIKIFVYGSLREGFFNYDRYLKGNVIENKPAKMNNFILYHMPYKGYPAVIDGNGEVYGEVMTLSNYDEVMNSVDEMEGFISKGNPNNEYNKELVEVLYEDGTKELCYSYIYNKELDVNFNEEAIFIDNGNWKEYQQKENV; this is translated from the coding sequence TTGTTAGAAAATAAAGAAATTAAAATATTTGTGTATGGTAGTTTAAGAGAGGGATTTTTCAATTATGATAGATATTTAAAAGGAAATGTAATTGAAAATAAACCCGCTAAAATGAATAACTTCATTTTATATCATATGCCTTATAAAGGATATCCCGCAGTTATAGATGGTAATGGAGAAGTATATGGAGAAGTTATGACACTTTCAAATTATGATGAGGTTATGAACTCGGTAGATGAAATGGAAGGTTTTATTTCAAAAGGAAATCCTAATAATGAATATAATAAAGAATTAGTAGAAGTTTTATATGAAGATGGAACTAAGGAATTATGTTATTCTTACATATATAATAAAGAATTAGATGTAAATTTTAACGAAGAAGCTATCTTTATTGATAATGGTAACTGGAAAGAATATCAGCAAAAAGAGAATGTTTAA
- the pcp gene encoding pyroglutamyl-peptidase I has product MKVLITGFDPFGGEPINPALEAVKKLPEIISGAEIIKLEIPTVFRKSLEKIEEAIIKKNPDIIISVGQAGGRFGITPERVAINIDDARIKDNEGNQPLDIRIFEDGENAYFSNLPVKAMVKEVTDGGLPASLSNTAGTFVCNHVMYGVLYLINKKYPNKKGGFIHVPYVSSQVISKPNTPYMSLDDITSGLELCIKAAVEHDKDVKVVGGTIC; this is encoded by the coding sequence ATGAAAGTATTAATAACAGGATTTGATCCTTTTGGAGGAGAACCAATAAATCCAGCTTTGGAGGCTGTTAAGAAACTTCCAGAAATAATATCAGGAGCAGAAATAATAAAATTAGAAATTCCAACAGTATTTAGAAAATCTCTTGAAAAGATTGAAGAAGCTATAATAAAAAAAAATCCAGATATTATTATTTCAGTGGGTCAAGCAGGAGGCAGATTTGGAATAACTCCTGAAAGAGTTGCAATTAATATAGACGATGCAAGAATAAAAGATAATGAAGGAAATCAACCCTTAGATATAAGAATATTTGAAGATGGAGAAAATGCATATTTTTCTAACTTGCCAGTTAAAGCTATGGTGAAAGAAGTAACAGATGGAGGATTACCAGCTAGTCTTTCTAATACAGCAGGTACTTTTGTATGTAATCATGTTATGTATGGTGTGCTTTATTTAATAAATAAAAAGTATCCAAATAAAAAGGGTGGATTTATTCATGTTCCTTATGTTTCATCACAAGTAATCTCAAAACCTAATACTCCATATATGTCATTAGATGATATAACTTCAGGATTAGAATTATGCATTAAAGCAGCAGTTGAACATGATAAAGACGTAAAGGTTGTAGGTGGAACTATTTGTTAG